Part of the Bacteroidota bacterium genome is shown below.
CTTTTGCGTTTTCCCAATCGGAAGTTTTGAATAAGCCATCAGCGGCTGCAAGTGCATCTTTGTATTTTTTATCAATGTCGGCCAATGCATTTGCATCACATTTTGCGATCTGGTCTTTCGGATACTGCACATCACTCTTCACCGCGCTTGCCTGCTGGTAAATTGTTTTCGCTCCAGCCCAATCGCTCGCTTTGAATTTTTCATCCGCCTGCGCGATCAGGTCGTTGTATTTTTTATCGACGCCGGCTTTCGCAAGATTCGCATCACAAATTTTTATCTGGTCTTTTGGATATTGTTCCGTTGCCTTCATCGCGCTTGCCTGCGTGTACAAAGTTTTTGCTCCGGCCCAATCGTTTGCTTTGAATTTGTCATCGGCCTGCGCAATAAGATCGTTGTAAGGTTTGTCTTTCGCCGCCTGAATATTTTTATCGCAGATCGCAATCTGGTCTTTCGGATACTGTACATCACTCTTCACCGCACTCGCCTGCTGGTAAATTGTTTTCGCTCCCGCCCAATCGCTCGCTTTAAATTTTGTGTCGGCTTGCGCGATCAGGTCGTTGTATTTTTTATCAAGGCCCTCTTTAGCAAGATTCGCATCGCAAAGTTTTATCTGATCCTTTGGATATTGTTCCGCTGTCTTTAGCCCCGACGCTTCCAAATATTTTGCTTTCGCACCGGCCCAATCCGAAGTTTTAAATAATGCATCAGCAGCGGCTATCGCATCATTGTATTTTTTATCGAGATCAACTTTTGCCAATGCCGCATCGCACAACTTCATCTGGTCTTTCGGATACTGCTCCGTATTTTTCAGATCACTCGCCTGCTGGTAAATTGTTTTTGCTCCGGCCCAATCGCTCGCTTTGAATTTTGCGTCGGCCTGCGCAATTAGATCATTGTATTTTTTATCGGCTCCTGCTTTCGCAATGTTCGCATCACACAATGCGATCTGGTCTTTCGGATATTGCTCTGCAGGTTTAATTCCTGACGCTTCGGTGTATTTTGTTTTGGCGCCTGTCCAATCGGAAGATTTGAAAAGTGCATCAGCAGCAGCGATCGCATCGTTGTATTTTTTGTCAATGACCGATTTATTTATTTCTGCATCACATTTTGCGATCTGGTCTTTCGGGTATTGTTCCGTACTCCTCATTACCGACGCCTGTTGATAAATTCCTTTAGCGCCGGTAAAATCTGTCGCTGCAAATTTTGCATCGGCCTGAGAAATGAGATCATCGTATTTTTTCTTATCGGCTAGTTTGCCAAGTTCCACATCACATTTCGCGATCTGGTCTTTCGGGTATTGCTCAGCAGGTTTCATTCCCGAAGCTTCCTGGTATTTTGTTTTCGCTCCGGTAAAATCACCGGACTTGAACAAAGCATCGGCGGCTGCAATCGCATCATCATATTTTTTCTTGTCAGCACCCTGCTTGTTCAATTCATCATCGCATTTCGCGATCTGGTCTTTCGGATATTGTTCAGTAGCAATAATTCCGAGCGCTTCATTGTAAGTTGCTTTTGCGCCCTCCCAGTCTTTTGCAGAGAAAGCTTTATCAGCTCGTGCAATTGCATCATCATATAATTTCTGTCTCTTCTTCGCTTCGTCGGCAAGGCGTTTGAGATTATCAATGCAGGCCTGCACTTTTGCGAGATAAACTTTATCGTAATCAAAATCGTCCACATCAGGTGCAGGATTATAAACTATTCTCGCTATGGGCTGATCGAGACAGGAATAATCCAATCCGGGATACATTTTGAAAAGCTCAATCTCCACATCATACTCACCAAACGCGCCTTCTGTTCTCACTTGGGGAACATTGTAAGTATTGATCTCAATTTTTTTTGTGATATAGCCCGATTTTGTGATCGTCAGGATGTAATCGCTGTTCGGTGGTGTATCTACTTTGAATTTTCCATTAGAGGAAATAGTTGGTGAAGCGACGAGTGTTGATCCCGCATAAACATTTACAACGGCTCCGACAAGTGCTACATCTTTTCCTTTTACTTCATCAAATTCTGTAACGTGTCCCACAAAAGTCAAATGCCAGTCCACTGCTTCGGGCGGTGGCGCCTGCGCGTGAAGAAAACCCGGCAGAATCGCCAGTGAGAAAAAAATAATGAAGCGTGCAAGGACGCTACCCGGGCCGGTTCCCTTCATGTGCGGAAATAGAGGTGTTTTTAAGCGCTTCAAATATCGTTGAAAAATCCTGATTTACCCAATAGTGATTTCAACAGGGTATGCAACTTAAACAGGCATTTTCTGTGCCAGAATTAGAACCGAGAACTGAGAAAGGAGAACTGAGAGTTAAGAGATGCCCTTTAGAAAGAACGGAAGGTGCCATCGGCTAATCTTGTTTAGTGCGGGGGTAGCCCATTTTACTTTCGCACATTCCCATCTGATCTTTAGGATACTTTTCATTGGGAAAAACAGAATGTGCCAGTTGATAATAACGAAGTGCATTTTCCCAATCGGAAGAGGTATAACATTCATCGCCTTGCTTAATGAAGTAATTATATTCTTCTTTATGATTTTTTGCACTGGTCTCCGGAACTTCTGCCAATTTATCATTGCAGAATTTTATCATGACTTTCGGATAAGGATCGGCGTTCGCTTCAAAATCATCTTGTTGGTAATATTTTTTTGCCGCTTCCCAGTTTTTCGTCTTGAAACAGGAATCGCCCTTATTTAAATTAGAACGATAATTATTGGCTGCATTCGCCATTTCTGTCGAGTCAGCAACAACTTTTTCACAATAGGCAATTTTGTCCATTGGATATTTTTCACCGGGTTTTAACTGGTGCGCCTGTTGGTAATAATATATTGCGGTATTCCAATTGTAATTGGCAAATGCATCATCAGCTTTTTTTATGAGGTCATTATAATTTTCGGGAATAACCTGACTTTTTTTTGTGGTGTCAGGAAATAAAACAAAATGATTTCCGGCAAATGATTTTTCTCCGAAAGCAAAAACAAGAGTGAAAAACAACAGAAAAACCTTTCTCATCAGAATCTCATTTACATCATTACTTTTACCGTGAATTATTTCTGAAAGTTAATTCATTCCATGCAAACGCAGCTCAGTTTCTGGGAAAAGGACCGTTATTATTCCAGCATCGACATCGTGATCGCCGGCAGCGGAATTGTGGGATTGAATTCGGCGTTGTACCTGAAGAAAAAAAATCCTTCGCTGAATATTCTTGTGGCAGAACGGGGCGCGCTTCCGTCGGGAGCCAGTACAAAAAATGCCGGGTTTGCCTGCTTCGGAAGTCCGAGTGAACTCATTGACGATCTTGCGCGCATGCCCGAAGAAGACGTTTTTTCATTGGTAGAAAAAAGATTTCTTGGTTTGCAGCGGCTTAGAGAAAATATCGGCGATGAGGCGATGCGCTTCGAGAATTTTGGCGGCTATGAAGTTTTTACGAATGATGAAACCTACAAAGAATGCGAGGATCATCTTACTTATTTCAATTCGCGCCTGAAAAAAATTACTGCTCAGGAAAAGTCATTTCTTATTGCCGACGAGAAGATCCGCGAATTTGGTTTGGGAAATGTAAAACACCTGATCCGGATTCCGGCCGAAGGACAGATAGACACCGGGAGAATGATGGAAGCGCTCATTGCAAAAGTAAAATCTCTGGGCGTGAAGATCATCAACGGGATCGGGATAAAAAGATTTGAGACGGATGAGAAAGGGGTTCTGCTCCACACCGATCAGGAATATGATATCCGCGCAAAACGATTTCTCATTTGTGTGAATGGTTTTGCGAAAAAACTTTTACCGGCAGAAGATGTGGAGCCCGCGCGTGCGCAGGTGCTTATCACGCATCCCGTGCACGGACTGAAACTAAAAGGAACTTTTCATTACGACAAGGGCTATTATTATTTCCGCAATGTGAATGACCGCGTACTTTTCGGCGGAGGAAGAAATCTCGATTTCACAGGAGAAAATACGACCGATCACGCACTCACTGCTCAAATTCAGAATCGCCTCGATGAAGTTTTAAAAACAATGATCCTTCCCGGAATTGATTTTAAAGTGGACCTGCGCTGGTCGGGAACAATGGGTATAGGCGCGAAAAAAAATCCGATTGTGAAAAAAATTTCCGATCACGTGTATTGCGCGGTGCGCATGGGCGGAATGGGCGTTGCGCTCGGAAGTCTTACCGGCGAAGAAGCGGCGGATCTTGTGCTGAAAGAAATGTGATTTGATATTCAATGATTCGAAAATTCACAGGGAGCTTTTATTCCATTCGAATCATTTCATTTTCCTCAAAAGGTTCGGGTTGTTTTTCGGGTTCAGTAATTATTTCCAGGTAATTTTCAGTTCCTTTTAATTTGTAATCGGCATGGAAGGCAAATGCAAACGGAATGAAATAGTGTTCTTTTTTTCCCGGCGCGGCTTTAAATCCCATTGAGAAATAACGGCCGGATTGTAAACTTATACCTCGCTTTATTTCCATGAAAAACAATTTCAGGTAATGTTGCGCTGTATCTTTTTCCCAGGTGATGTTGCTGAAGTTCGAACTGTCATCGACATCGAACGAAACAATTAATTTCCCCTGTATACCATTTTCCTTTAACATCAGCGGATACTGAATATTTTTTGAAAACGTTTTGACGATCGTGTCCTCTACTTTCATCCATTTATGTAAACGATACGAGGAAATTTTCAGCGTCGTATCTGCTTTCAGCTTTCCATCATTCCTGTAAAAAAACGAATTGGTTTCAGTGGCCAATGAAAAACCGGAAAGGAGAAGAATGATAAAAGCCGCATAAATGGATCGCATACAATAGGAACGCGGCGGATTTTATTTTTCCATACTTCTCAGCACTCATTTTTCAAAGATATTTTAGTAACTTTAGTGTTACCAATGAAGATTTTCCGAGCCGCCATTCTTTTTCTTTTAGCGATGTTATGCATGCATGCAAGTGCATACGCTCGTGATCCGCGCGTGAAAACAGGATTGGGAAAAGGAACAGGAATCGGCGACGGAGCCAATGATAATACAGTAAAACTTCCGATCGGGCTTCCATGCGAGATCACTGACGCGAATGAAAATTCAGGCGGTGGCGATGCAGTTTCTTCGCAACCTTCCAACATTGTGGTCACTTTCGATATGCCTGCAGAGATAGGGCCGGAAGCAATTCACCAGACGCGTGCAGCCCTCGATGAAGCTGATGATATGAATGCGGCGTATGTTCTGATTCGCATTAACAGTGTTTCCGGGACGATGAATTCTGCGCAGGACATCAAGAATGAGCTAATGGAATTCGACCGGCCGGTTCTTGTTTATGTGAATGACCAGGCAATACCTGCGGCGAAACTCATTTCTACTGCCGGCGACAGTATTTACAAGAATCGGAAAAATAATATTCAACCGAAAAATAAAATTTCCATTCCAAAAGATATTGCAGCCACGCATCGCCACTACTCCAATGAAAAAAACGAGAACACTGTTGCCGGAAACTTCATTTCAAATTCTTCCGTCAATGCGAATTCTTCTTCAGAAGAAATGAATGCTTTTGCTAATGTTTCTTTACAGCATTTCAAAGTGGTGGAATTTCACGAAGGATTTTCCGGTAAACTCGTTGACTGGTGCCTCGATCCTTTCGTCAGCTTTTTTCTCATTGCAGGGTTGTCTTTCGGATTGGCGTGGCAGAAAAGAAGTTTCTTCCCCGGCCCTTCCACTTTTTTCTGCATGGTTATCATCCCGCTTCTTTTTGTTCCGCTCATTTCCAGCGGGCTTGCAAACTGGCAGGAGACTGTGATCTTTTCATTGCTGCTACTGCTTATCACTATTTTACCAATGAAAAAACGGCCGACAAGATTTTCTCTGTTATTGCTTCTTTCAGTAGCTATCCTGTTCTGTCGCACCGGGAGCATGATCAATATAGATCTCCCTTTACTGCTCATCAATGCGTTTCCTGTTTTTGTTGCGGTATTTGCCGGATGGAAATTTTTCGATCTTCTTAAAGGCCGCGCTCCTCTATCCGGCACACTTAAAAAATTGCGATTGAAATTTTCTGTTGTACGCTGATTCAGTTTTTGAACCCGATCAATATCCTGTTCGGTGAATTGCCAAGATTTATTTCTTCCACTTTATTTGCCGGGAAAACTTTTCCGAACAGATCGGCCAGTTCATCCCCCCCACTCCTGTTCTCGCGCGGCATTACATTGAAAATAATTTTTCCATTCGAATTCAGAGCGCTTTTCAGAGCGAGAAGAAATTTATCTGTCCTGCATTCTTCCGGAACTATCCCTTCCACAAAAACATCGACACAAATGAGATCGAATTTTTCAGCAACGGTTTGAATGAATTCTTCCGCGCGCGCATACACAAGCTGAAGCCCTGGGAAATTTTTCATCCCGAAAAATTCTTCTGCTATGCGGATCACTTCTTCATCGGCTTCTACCCCGGTGATCTTCAAATCTATTTTCATTTCATTCCTTACAATGGAAGCAATACTTCCGGCGCCGAATCCGAGAATGAGCATGTTGTGTGGCGGATCCTCTTTTACACGCGCCTGTTTCATTGCAAACTGAAAAACGGTGTG
Proteins encoded:
- a CDS encoding FAD-binding oxidoreductase, giving the protein MQTQLSFWEKDRYYSSIDIVIAGSGIVGLNSALYLKKKNPSLNILVAERGALPSGASTKNAGFACFGSPSELIDDLARMPEEDVFSLVEKRFLGLQRLRENIGDEAMRFENFGGYEVFTNDETYKECEDHLTYFNSRLKKITAQEKSFLIADEKIREFGLGNVKHLIRIPAEGQIDTGRMMEALIAKVKSLGVKIINGIGIKRFETDEKGVLLHTDQEYDIRAKRFLICVNGFAKKLLPAEDVEPARAQVLITHPVHGLKLKGTFHYDKGYYYFRNVNDRVLFGGGRNLDFTGENTTDHALTAQIQNRLDEVLKTMILPGIDFKVDLRWSGTMGIGAKKNPIVKKISDHVYCAVRMGGMGVALGSLTGEEAADLVLKEM